From Polynucleobacter ibericus:
TAGTCCATCAGTCAAAAGGGCTAAATCTACACCTGCATCAGATGAGGTAACACGGGCATGCTTGGTTTTGGAGAGTGACTCTAGTTGATCTACCAGAATAGATTTGGTGTCATAGAGTAAGCGGCCAATTAAAGTGCTCTTGCCATCATCCACGCTGCCGGCAGTAATGAAACGCACCACGTTTTGGTTCATATTTTGATTGGTAGTCATCAGAAGTAACCTTCTTTCTTGCGGCGCTCCATAGAGGCCTCATTGGTTTGGTCGTCCATGCGGGTAGCTCCACGCTCAGTAATTTCAGTAATAGCCGTCTCCGCAATAATCTCGAGTGGAGTTGCGGCGGTGCTTAAGACTGGGCAGGTACAGCTGATGTCACCAACGGTACGAAAACGCACACTTAATATCTCGCTGATATCGCCAGGTGCTTTAGGAGTTACATCGGTTACTGGAACTAATAGACTGTTTTTCTTTACCACTTCACGTTGGTGAGTGTAGTAAATGCTTGGAAGCTCTAGTTTCTCGCGAGAAATGTATTGCCAGATATCAAGCTCCGTCCAGTTGGAGATGGGGAACACGCGCATGTTTTCACCTTTAGCGATGCGAGCGTTATAAAGATTCCAGAGCTCAGGGCGCTGGGCTTTAGGATCCCATTGGCCGAATTCATCGCGGAAAGAGAAGATACGTTCCTTGGCACGGGCTTTTTCTTCGTCGCGACGGGCGCCGCCCATTAGGGCGTCGAATTCATGTTCTGCAATGGCTTCGAGCAAAGTTACGGCTTGCGCAGCATTCCGAGAATCTGTTTCTTTGCGTAAACGCACAGTCCCTTTTTTGATGGAGTCTTCAACATGACCCACAATCAGCTTTACGCCAGTCTTTTCAACCACGGCATCACGATAGGCAATGACTTCTGGATAGTTGTGGCCAGTATCAATATGCAAAATGGGGAAAGGAAGCTTTACAGGACGATCACCGAATTGAAATGCCTTGCACGCTAAGTGAAACATCACAATAGAGTCTTTGCCGCCAGAGAACAGCATGGCTGGGTTGGCGCACTGCGCTACTACTTCGCGAATGATGTAAATCGATTCTGCTTCAAGCCAGTCTAGGTGA
This genomic window contains:
- the cysD gene encoding sulfate adenylyltransferase subunit CysD, which encodes MQEKKLLDDHLDWLEAESIYIIREVVAQCANPAMLFSGGKDSIVMFHLACKAFQFGDRPVKLPFPILHIDTGHNYPEVIAYRDAVVEKTGVKLIVGHVEDSIKKGTVRLRKETDSRNAAQAVTLLEAIAEHEFDALMGGARRDEEKARAKERIFSFRDEFGQWDPKAQRPELWNLYNARIAKGENMRVFPISNWTELDIWQYISREKLELPSIYYTHQREVVKKNSLLVPVTDVTPKAPGDISEILSVRFRTVGDISCTCPVLSTAATPLEIIAETAITEITERGATRMDDQTNEASMERRKKEGYF